A stretch of Imperialibacter roseus DNA encodes these proteins:
- a CDS encoding M56 family metallopeptidase, with amino-acid sequence MTNLLLFLFQSVACSLVFYAIYYLVLRNESCYAFNRYYLLSSVLFAVIFPLVKVDLPWALSREVTAVITLPEMVVDPYANYYSGVSWLEVVYAVGIAFFIAKLVLKVISVAKLITSAEKETHHDYVLVRTKGKLPTFSFMHYLFWDDTQELGEGEQLQILKHELAHIRRKHSRDILFIEIAHAIMWFNPIVYAIKNALVMTHEFEADDKATEGRDIEAYQKLLAKQVLNQYGLELGSHFNQSQTLKRLRMLTNKNNNVYWGKFALPVLAMALVFGVVSCELPGVEEDQINIQAVAVSEAGGEEIFTVVEEMPTPPGGMQAFYTYVGRYIKYPQQARRLGVEGKVFVQFIIEEDGSISNIQTIKGIGAGCDLESERVIAGSPKWNAGRQRGRAVKTRMILPITFKLDRLEGEDRVVGDLDIKINEEPNLEELTLVGYQTK; translated from the coding sequence ATGACTAACCTACTCCTATTTCTTTTCCAATCGGTAGCCTGTAGCCTGGTTTTCTATGCTATTTACTACCTGGTGCTGCGTAACGAGTCGTGCTATGCTTTCAATAGGTACTACCTGCTGTCATCAGTACTTTTCGCTGTTATTTTCCCATTGGTCAAGGTGGATTTGCCATGGGCTTTGAGCAGGGAAGTAACGGCTGTGATTACACTTCCGGAAATGGTTGTAGATCCTTATGCTAACTACTACAGTGGCGTTTCGTGGCTGGAAGTTGTTTATGCCGTTGGCATCGCCTTTTTCATAGCCAAGTTGGTATTGAAAGTAATTTCAGTGGCGAAGCTGATCACCTCAGCCGAGAAGGAAACGCATCACGACTATGTTTTGGTCAGAACCAAGGGCAAACTACCCACCTTTAGCTTCATGCACTATCTGTTTTGGGACGATACCCAGGAACTTGGAGAAGGGGAACAACTGCAAATATTGAAGCATGAGCTGGCGCACATCCGCAGGAAGCATTCGAGGGATATCCTTTTCATCGAAATAGCTCACGCTATCATGTGGTTCAACCCAATAGTTTATGCTATCAAGAATGCCCTGGTAATGACTCATGAGTTTGAAGCCGACGACAAGGCTACCGAGGGCAGAGACATAGAAGCTTATCAAAAGCTTTTGGCGAAGCAGGTACTCAACCAGTATGGGTTGGAGCTAGGCAGCCATTTCAATCAATCGCAAACACTAAAACGATTACGTATGCTTACAAACAAAAACAACAATGTGTACTGGGGCAAATTTGCCTTGCCGGTACTGGCCATGGCTTTGGTTTTCGGGGTAGTCAGCTGTGAACTTCCAGGTGTAGAAGAAGACCAAATCAACATTCAGGCAGTTGCAGTCTCTGAAGCCGGTGGAGAAGAGATTTTTACCGTAGTAGAGGAAATGCCAACACCTCCTGGTGGAATGCAGGCTTTTTACACCTATGTTGGAAGATATATTAAATACCCACAACAAGCTAGAAGGTTGGGTGTTGAAGGAAAAGTCTTTGTCCAGTTCATCATTGAAGAGGACGGCTCGATATCCAACATTCAAACCATTAAAGGTATCGGGGCGGGTTGTGACTTGGAATCTGAAAGGGTGATTGCCGGCTCACCAAAATGGAATGCAGGTAGGCAGAGAGGAAGGGCAGTGAAGACCAGAATGATTTTACCGATTACCTTCAAGCTTGATCGTCTAGAGGGTGAGGACAGAGTAGTAGGTGATCTGGATATTAAAATTAATGAAGAGCCAAATTTGGAAGAACTCACATTGGTAGGTTATCAAACAAAGTAA
- a CDS encoding BlaI/MecI/CopY family transcriptional regulator — protein sequence MKELTKAEEQIMQILWKLDKGFVNEVLEEMPEPKPAYNTVSTIIRILVKKGFVGYKAFGKTHQYFPKVGKDEYKSFFLQNFMGNYFNGSFQKLVSFFASENKLDVKDMEELMKYVEKDIKDKDDD from the coding sequence ATGAAAGAACTGACCAAAGCCGAAGAACAAATCATGCAAATCCTATGGAAGCTTGACAAGGGGTTTGTGAACGAAGTGCTTGAAGAAATGCCCGAACCTAAACCTGCCTACAACACGGTGTCTACCATTATCAGGATACTGGTAAAGAAGGGTTTTGTTGGCTACAAAGCATTTGGCAAAACGCACCAGTATTTCCCCAAAGTGGGTAAGGATGAATACAAGAGCTTCTTCCTTCAAAACTTTATGGGCAATTATTTCAACGGATCGTTTCAGAAGCTCGTCTCCTTCTTCGCCAGTGAAAACAAGCTGGATGTAAAGGACATGGAGGAGCTGATGAAGTATGTAGAAAAAGACATTAAAGATAAAGACGATGACTAA
- a CDS encoding LytR/AlgR family response regulator transcription factor — protein MVSSEGDFWASQRWKIVKVAGQLMVFAVLLRLIQDYLHAYINDYHFYFSESILHKGFWFVFFPVSVLQGYVIGKFSNTFSGKLKFAFLTVLITLATLVHLVSFAFIISTAYSIFLNHSYSFINLLRYAFSEDTYLCLLIYGISTLVFSRLNAEKPKAPSAQRYLTVVMVGSGAKTTAVNVNDIFYVSSASPYVALHTATRKFLHSETLKVLGQQLNPVQFVRIHKSTIVNIKEVESYQSRLNGDYDITLKNGEVVRMSRNYSTSFKSLFK, from the coding sequence ATGGTATCATCAGAGGGTGATTTTTGGGCTTCACAGCGCTGGAAAATAGTAAAGGTCGCAGGTCAGCTAATGGTATTTGCGGTGCTCCTCAGGCTCATACAGGATTACCTTCATGCTTATATAAATGATTACCACTTTTACTTCTCCGAGTCAATCCTTCATAAAGGCTTTTGGTTTGTTTTCTTTCCAGTCTCCGTTCTACAAGGCTACGTTATCGGAAAATTTTCTAACACATTTTCCGGAAAGCTAAAATTTGCTTTTCTCACTGTGTTGATCACCCTGGCCACCCTGGTACATCTTGTTTCTTTTGCATTCATCATCTCAACAGCATACTCCATTTTCCTGAATCATTCTTATTCGTTTATCAACCTGCTCAGATATGCATTTTCTGAGGATACCTATCTGTGCCTTCTCATCTATGGCATTTCAACGCTGGTGTTCAGTCGCCTGAATGCAGAGAAGCCAAAAGCACCTTCAGCACAGCGCTATTTAACCGTTGTGATGGTAGGCAGTGGTGCAAAAACAACAGCGGTGAATGTGAATGATATTTTTTATGTCAGCAGCGCAAGCCCCTACGTCGCACTTCACACTGCTACACGAAAGTTTCTTCATTCCGAGACCCTGAAAGTGCTTGGGCAGCAGCTCAATCCGGTGCAGTTTGTGCGAATCCATAAGTCTACCATTGTCAATATAAAAGAAGTCGAGTCTTATCAATCACGCCTGAACGGTGATTACGATATCACACTGAAGAATGGTGAAGTAGTACGAATGAGTAGAAATTATTCGACATCGTTCAAGAGCCTGTTCAAATAG
- a CDS encoding M14 family metallopeptidase — MQIRLLLIFLALPLIAYPQEKQFRFQGQGPTQIVETSSKAIQLQERKVWLFEEEGIGFSNDFRGARLNNVVPANGSTFQLTIEAENYPVNPSPWYAFKVWSSTDKQVTLSFTYPQGRHRYFPVVSMDGKSWANLDSARFIAKSDTTIAFYNYRLLPKEASMVLDLTAGDTVWVAGQEMWTSKEVYTWMDSVGEVYKLKPKTIGKTTLGRDLKMMRVSKGKDKKVVAVISRQHPPEVTGFFAMKAFIERILKDDSLSNAFRKRYDVLNVPLMNPDGVDEGHWRHNAGGVDLNRDWEAQNQPEVKQVADYFKAYMKKRKGTMVFFMDFHSTWDDIYYTIDPSLPTNTPGLTTNWLAGIEASIPGYYVNHRPSKMDNGVVSRNFFYKTFNTDGLVFEFGDNTSRDFLKLKGTVAAEVLMRLLLEEGS, encoded by the coding sequence ATGCAAATACGTCTCCTTCTCATCTTTCTGGCTCTTCCGCTGATTGCCTACCCGCAAGAAAAACAATTTCGTTTTCAAGGGCAGGGGCCAACGCAAATCGTCGAAACTTCGTCAAAAGCTATCCAGCTTCAGGAAAGAAAAGTTTGGTTATTTGAAGAGGAAGGGATTGGCTTCAGCAATGACTTCAGAGGGGCAAGGCTGAATAACGTAGTGCCTGCCAACGGCTCAACTTTCCAACTGACTATTGAGGCGGAAAACTACCCCGTCAATCCGAGCCCCTGGTACGCCTTCAAAGTATGGAGCAGCACCGATAAGCAAGTCACGCTGTCGTTCACCTACCCACAAGGGAGGCACCGATACTTCCCCGTAGTAAGCATGGACGGTAAAAGCTGGGCCAATCTGGACTCTGCTCGTTTTATTGCCAAGTCGGACACCACCATCGCCTTTTATAATTATCGACTGCTACCGAAAGAAGCCAGCATGGTGCTTGACCTGACTGCTGGCGACACCGTCTGGGTAGCCGGACAGGAAATGTGGACTTCGAAAGAGGTGTACACTTGGATGGATTCCGTGGGAGAGGTATACAAGCTAAAGCCGAAGACAATAGGGAAAACCACGCTTGGCCGTGACCTGAAGATGATGCGGGTGTCGAAGGGCAAAGACAAAAAAGTGGTGGCCGTGATCAGTCGCCAGCATCCACCAGAGGTTACAGGCTTCTTTGCTATGAAGGCTTTTATCGAAAGAATACTAAAGGATGACTCGTTGTCAAACGCTTTTAGGAAACGCTATGATGTACTGAACGTGCCACTGATGAACCCTGATGGAGTAGACGAAGGCCATTGGCGCCACAATGCGGGCGGTGTGGATCTCAATCGTGATTGGGAAGCACAAAACCAGCCGGAGGTAAAACAAGTGGCGGACTACTTCAAAGCGTACATGAAGAAAAGGAAGGGCACTATGGTTTTCTTTATGGATTTCCACAGCACCTGGGACGATATCTATTACACCATCGATCCGAGCCTGCCCACCAATACGCCGGGCCTCACCACCAACTGGTTAGCGGGAATTGAAGCGAGCATCCCGGGCTACTATGTCAATCACCGCCCGTCAAAAATGGACAATGGTGTGGTGTCGAGGAACTTCTTCTACAAAACCTTCAATACAGACGGACTAGTCTTTGAATTTGGCGACAACACCAGTCGGGATTTCCTCAAACTAAAGGGGACGGTGGCAGCAGAGGTACTGATGAGGTTGCTTCTCGAAGAGGGGAGTTAA
- a CDS encoding dioxygenase family protein: MKNKTICQVLIATTLTMGLFSCQGQPNVSGQKQTAKKAIVGGGCDGCELMFVGIPASIDASDTSAGWFEEGQKLLVTGKVFKIDGFTPAAGVVIYYWQTDNEGFYAPVEGMPAKARRHGHIRGWVKTDEAGRYSIYTVRPAPYPERDEPAHIHTSIKEPAIGDEYYIDAFVFDDDPLLTGAKRKEMENRGGSGVLRVLLDKDLQVAEHNIILGRNIPNYPTNEHPAEASGLKIGEDSPSFTPFHAWGPDMGTRTCPVCKYGRYHGILYFVGNKPDWDDIRKWLAFLERESVERGKYLKVYFVYGNEAAYSREARQKELENIGKALDLKNIAVTFVPSLTDKASEVNLNSINPNIANTFIVYRQRAIVAKFVGLQASAENLKLISTTLDKTKGEYFDLTEPAHN; this comes from the coding sequence ATGAAAAATAAAACTATTTGTCAGGTGCTAATAGCAACAACCCTCACCATGGGATTGTTCAGTTGCCAGGGTCAGCCCAACGTTAGCGGGCAGAAACAAACTGCTAAAAAGGCCATTGTAGGAGGTGGGTGCGACGGGTGCGAGCTTATGTTCGTTGGTATACCAGCATCTATCGACGCATCCGACACAAGCGCTGGCTGGTTCGAGGAAGGGCAAAAGCTGCTCGTCACCGGCAAAGTCTTTAAAATTGATGGCTTCACTCCTGCTGCCGGGGTTGTTATCTACTATTGGCAAACGGACAATGAAGGTTTTTACGCTCCGGTTGAGGGCATGCCCGCAAAAGCCAGGCGGCATGGACATATCCGGGGTTGGGTGAAGACAGACGAGGCGGGCAGGTATTCGATCTACACAGTACGGCCTGCCCCCTATCCGGAGAGAGACGAGCCAGCCCACATCCACACCTCGATCAAAGAGCCTGCTATCGGCGACGAATATTATATTGATGCATTTGTATTTGACGATGATCCATTGCTAACTGGAGCAAAAAGAAAGGAAATGGAAAACAGGGGCGGGAGTGGCGTGCTCCGAGTGTTGCTGGACAAAGACCTGCAGGTTGCTGAACATAATATTATTCTTGGCCGCAATATCCCCAACTACCCAACCAATGAGCACCCAGCAGAAGCGTCCGGGCTGAAGATTGGTGAAGACAGTCCCTCGTTTACACCTTTTCATGCCTGGGGCCCCGACATGGGAACCAGGACGTGCCCCGTTTGTAAGTATGGACGTTATCATGGCATTCTGTACTTCGTGGGCAACAAGCCAGATTGGGATGATATAAGGAAGTGGCTGGCCTTTCTGGAGCGGGAAAGTGTGGAACGGGGCAAGTATTTGAAGGTCTATTTCGTGTATGGAAACGAAGCAGCCTACAGCAGAGAGGCAAGACAAAAGGAATTGGAGAACATTGGAAAAGCACTTGATTTGAAAAATATCGCTGTTACATTCGTTCCCTCGCTGACCGACAAGGCTAGTGAAGTAAACCTTAACAGCATCAACCCGAACATAGCAAACACATTCATTGTTTACAGACAGCGAGCAATCGTGGCCAAGTTTGTCGGCCTTCAAGCATCGGCTGAAAACCTCAAGCTTATCTCAACAACCCTTGACAAAACAAAAGGTGAGTATTTCGACTTGACAGAGCCAGCGCACAATTAG